One Paraglaciecola mesophila genomic region harbors:
- a CDS encoding LysR family transcriptional regulator, protein MNTKQLEYFLATVEQGSISSAAKVLDVAQPAISLQLANLEHELKIKLFERNFRGVSLTLAGTQFEEHARLILNQINTAKFDLIGLQTECKGKVVIGLSQSLCNVLSVQLQTELEHRFPNVELAFRVGPSYMVESWFAEQQIDIALCYNVELSKHAASSLALMNENLYLYISPRPKNPSYSELTLYGSIPFEALQDYELFMPDRRDALPKLLEEQAHKRGIKLKTRNAFGQLMTTLHYISQGFGLAIYPSSATCHLEVNHQIRAIKITEPELKREVYLRLADHQHKNPAVAAVFELIRETTANLHADNSWRGELLDSKYQQQSVINIESAVAG, encoded by the coding sequence ATGAATACAAAACAATTAGAGTATTTTTTGGCCACAGTTGAGCAAGGAAGTATTTCAAGTGCAGCTAAGGTGCTAGACGTCGCGCAACCTGCGATCAGTTTACAATTGGCGAACTTAGAACATGAATTAAAAATCAAATTATTCGAGCGGAATTTTCGCGGAGTATCTCTTACGCTTGCAGGAACGCAGTTTGAAGAACATGCGCGGTTAATTTTAAACCAAATTAACACCGCAAAATTCGATCTTATAGGCCTACAAACCGAGTGCAAAGGCAAAGTCGTTATCGGCCTTAGCCAGTCATTGTGCAATGTGTTGTCAGTGCAACTACAAACCGAATTAGAACATCGTTTCCCCAACGTCGAATTGGCATTTAGGGTGGGCCCATCCTATATGGTAGAAAGCTGGTTTGCTGAGCAACAAATTGATATTGCCCTGTGTTACAACGTTGAGTTGAGCAAACATGCCGCCAGCTCACTGGCGCTGATGAACGAAAATTTGTATCTGTATATCTCACCACGTCCAAAAAACCCAAGTTACAGTGAGCTAACCTTGTATGGCTCAATTCCCTTCGAAGCGTTGCAAGATTATGAATTATTTATGCCCGACCGCAGAGATGCTTTGCCTAAGCTACTTGAAGAACAAGCACACAAGCGAGGGATTAAGTTGAAAACGCGAAATGCATTTGGCCAGTTAATGACCACCTTACATTACATTTCCCAAGGCTTCGGCTTAGCCATATACCCCTCTTCTGCAACCTGTCATCTAGAAGTTAATCATCAAATCAGGGCGATAAAAATAACTGAACCAGAATTAAAGCGTGAAGTGTATTTGCGCCTAGCAGATCATCAACATAAAAATCCTGCGGTAGCGGCTGTTTTTGAGCTTATTCGCGAAACCACGGCAAACTTGCATGCAGATAACAGCTGGCGAGGTGAATTATTGGATAGCAAATACCAACAGCAGTCTGTGATTAATATTGAATCCGCCGTGGCCGGCTAG
- a CDS encoding YunC family protein: MVKIIGAALSLVFSIGAQASEFNWGELKRERIELELPLLTIQGSKGLLACAYVDVKTCEKTGEACAIVSGVKTHDDMLQRPVTQVSKAARQLGVETGMSGAQALHILR; this comes from the coding sequence ATGGTGAAGATAATTGGGGCTGCCCTCAGCCTAGTGTTTAGTATTGGGGCTCAAGCGTCAGAATTTAACTGGGGAGAATTAAAGCGCGAACGGATTGAATTAGAGTTACCTTTGCTAACCATACAGGGCTCCAAAGGGCTACTTGCGTGTGCTTACGTTGACGTGAAAACGTGCGAAAAAACCGGTGAAGCATGCGCTATAGTCTCAGGAGTGAAAACCCATGATGATATGTTACAAAGACCGGTAACCCAAGTATCAAAAGCGGCACGTCAATTAGGTGTAGAAACGGGAATGAGCGGAGCCCAAGCGCTACATATTTTACGCTAG
- a CDS encoding SLC13 family permease, whose translation MQLTRQHFILIGPVVAIAFYGFLRYSLVEYLPAVTAAITALTVIWWVSEALPIPATSLVPFALLPLFGVLDHGTAASALGSHVILLLMGAFMLSTALERSGAHERLAVYMVRMVGVSSGRRLVLGFSFATGFLSMWISNTATVLIILPMALAVLSHVDNPKLKVALILGIAYSASVGGLGTLIGTPPNVIFAGIYQQQTGHEFGFLAWMKVGVPVVLISLPIIALWLTRNVTLEHDIELPELGPWRKEESRTLWVFGLTALAWITRNEPFGGWSGWFDIPYAGDSTIALTAAVVMFVVPNGKGSRLLDWGTAKNIPWGVLLLFAGGIALAKGFSASGLSEILGQWLLGLTNLPLVMVILAICLIVTYLTEITSNTATATLLMPILAVAAISSDNDPALFMIPAAMAASCAFMLPVATAPNAIVYGSGEVSINDMVKEGAILSFLISSIVGLLCYAMLR comes from the coding sequence ATGCAGTTAACCCGTCAGCACTTTATTTTGATTGGCCCAGTCGTGGCGATTGCGTTTTACGGATTTTTACGTTATTCACTGGTTGAATATTTGCCCGCTGTTACGGCGGCTATTACGGCATTAACGGTTATTTGGTGGGTGAGCGAAGCTTTGCCTATTCCTGCTACTTCGTTGGTACCCTTTGCATTACTACCGTTATTTGGTGTACTCGACCATGGCACTGCTGCCTCAGCGTTGGGTAGTCACGTTATTTTGCTGCTAATGGGGGCGTTTATGCTCTCCACCGCTTTAGAACGAAGTGGTGCCCACGAGCGTTTAGCCGTTTACATGGTGCGTATGGTAGGGGTGAGCAGTGGGCGGCGCCTAGTATTGGGGTTCTCCTTTGCAACTGGTTTCTTAAGCATGTGGATCTCAAACACTGCCACTGTACTTATTATATTGCCAATGGCATTGGCGGTATTATCCCATGTAGACAACCCGAAACTAAAAGTCGCTTTAATTTTGGGGATAGCGTACTCAGCGAGTGTCGGTGGACTGGGAACCCTGATCGGAACGCCACCAAATGTGATATTTGCCGGTATTTATCAACAGCAAACAGGGCACGAGTTTGGTTTTTTAGCCTGGATGAAAGTGGGCGTGCCGGTGGTATTAATCAGCTTACCTATTATCGCATTATGGCTGACGCGCAACGTGACATTAGAGCATGATATTGAATTGCCAGAACTGGGCCCCTGGCGTAAAGAAGAATCGCGAACCTTATGGGTGTTTGGTTTAACTGCGCTGGCGTGGATAACCCGCAACGAACCTTTTGGCGGTTGGAGCGGCTGGTTTGATATTCCTTATGCGGGTGACAGCACCATCGCCTTAACCGCTGCTGTGGTGATGTTTGTGGTTCCCAATGGAAAAGGCAGCAGATTGCTCGATTGGGGGACCGCTAAAAACATCCCATGGGGCGTACTACTCTTGTTTGCGGGTGGCATTGCATTAGCAAAAGGATTTAGCGCTTCTGGTTTAAGCGAAATTCTTGGGCAATGGTTACTGGGTTTGACGAATTTGCCCCTCGTAATGGTTATTTTAGCCATTTGCTTGATCGTGACTTATCTAACGGAAATCACTAGCAATACCGCCACTGCAACACTGCTTATGCCCATCTTGGCAGTGGCTGCAATATCTTCTGATAACGACCCTGCGCTATTTATGATCCCTGCAGCCATGGCAGCCAGCTGTGCTTTTATGTTACCTGTTGCTACTGCGCCCAATGCTATTGTCTATGGCTCAGGTGAAGTCAGCATAAATGATATGGTTAAAGAAGGGGCCATTTTGAGCTTTTTAATTTCTAGTATTGTTGGCTTGCTGTGTTATGCAATGTTGCGTTAG
- the nagZ gene encoding beta-N-acetylhexosaminidase, translating to MLDVTGCELTPDDKELLDHPLVGGVILFSRNYYDQKQLAQLIAQIRLAARNQVLIGVDHEGGRVQRFRDGFSAIPAMGAIYHQCAEDLSKAQHYCKTFGWLMAAECLAFDIDLSFAPVLDLNGVSDVIGDRSFHSQPEPLIQMASEFIKGMHSAGMKATGKHFPGHGNVKEDSHIAMPVDNRSLEQITQLDMQIFTRLNEMGLLDGVMPAHVVYPDVHDMPAGFSNVWLQTYLRKAMQFEGVIFSDDLSMQGAAFIGNFAARASAALNAGCDMVLVCNNPDAAVQVIDSLPSDFPHNPRLPKLAKASSANFKALGKTDAYTSALRTLEEYYNQ from the coding sequence ATGTTAGATGTCACAGGTTGTGAATTAACACCTGATGACAAAGAGTTGCTCGACCATCCGCTGGTGGGTGGCGTTATTTTATTCAGCCGTAACTATTATGATCAAAAGCAACTTGCGCAACTTATTGCGCAAATTCGTTTAGCGGCACGAAATCAGGTGTTAATCGGTGTCGATCATGAGGGTGGGCGAGTACAACGTTTTCGTGATGGTTTCAGTGCCATTCCTGCAATGGGGGCGATATACCATCAATGCGCAGAGGATCTATCTAAAGCCCAACACTACTGCAAAACCTTTGGTTGGTTGATGGCAGCCGAGTGTTTGGCATTTGATATTGATTTAAGTTTTGCGCCGGTATTGGATTTAAACGGTGTATCGGACGTAATAGGTGATCGTTCTTTTCATTCTCAGCCTGAGCCTTTAATTCAGATGGCCAGTGAGTTCATTAAAGGCATGCACAGTGCAGGCATGAAAGCCACAGGTAAACACTTTCCCGGGCACGGTAATGTAAAAGAAGATTCCCACATAGCTATGCCAGTCGATAATCGCAGCTTAGAACAAATCACTCAGTTGGATATGCAGATTTTTACCCGCTTAAACGAAATGGGATTACTCGATGGGGTGATGCCCGCACATGTTGTTTACCCTGATGTGCATGACATGCCTGCAGGATTTTCTAACGTGTGGCTTCAAACCTACCTACGTAAAGCAATGCAATTTGAAGGCGTGATTTTTTCTGATGATTTATCCATGCAAGGGGCGGCATTTATTGGTAACTTTGCCGCAAGAGCAAGCGCGGCATTAAATGCTGGATGTGACATGGTGTTGGTGTGCAATAATCCGGACGCTGCCGTGCAAGTTATCGACAGCTTACCGAGTGATTTTCCGCATAATCCGCGTTTACCGAAATTAGCTAAGGCGTCAAGCGCTAATTTTAAAGCGCTTGGTAAAACAGATGCTTACACAAGCGCACTGCGAACACTAGAAGAGTATTACAATCAATAA
- the nadK gene encoding NAD(+) kinase, with the protein MGFHTVGLIGKQGHSGANLSLQALIVYLKQKDCRVIVEQSCASQLKGNGFEIADLNTIGTQADLAIVVGGDGNMLGAARVLAKHNVAVVGINRGNLGFLTDINPDDFERQLDTIFTGECQIEQRFLLELEVYRGGELQSTNSAVNEVVLHHGKVAHMMEFEVYLDENFVFSQRSDGLIVATPTGSTAYSLSGGGPILTPNLDALSLVPMFPHTLSARPIVVDANSTVRMKVSKENKDNLQVSCDSHIVLTVLPGDEIVIRKNPAKLSLIHPKDYNYFNVLRTKLGWGSKLY; encoded by the coding sequence ATGGGTTTTCACACCGTTGGATTGATAGGCAAGCAAGGGCATTCTGGAGCGAATTTAAGCTTGCAGGCTCTGATTGTTTATCTTAAACAAAAAGACTGCCGAGTCATTGTTGAGCAAAGCTGCGCGTCGCAATTAAAAGGCAACGGATTTGAAATAGCCGACCTGAACACCATAGGTACCCAAGCCGATTTAGCCATTGTGGTCGGTGGTGACGGCAATATGCTTGGCGCCGCTCGCGTGTTGGCTAAACATAATGTTGCGGTAGTCGGCATCAACCGAGGCAACTTAGGCTTTTTAACCGATATCAACCCAGATGATTTCGAACGCCAACTAGACACGATTTTTACTGGTGAGTGCCAAATCGAGCAGCGCTTTTTGCTTGAGCTTGAAGTCTATCGAGGGGGTGAGCTTCAAAGCACCAATTCAGCGGTAAACGAAGTGGTTTTGCACCACGGAAAAGTCGCTCACATGATGGAGTTCGAAGTCTACTTAGATGAAAACTTCGTTTTTAGTCAACGCTCTGATGGGCTTATTGTTGCTACTCCAACCGGTTCAACAGCGTATTCATTATCCGGTGGAGGGCCGATTTTAACTCCGAATTTAGATGCTCTTAGCCTAGTACCTATGTTCCCTCATACGCTCAGCGCTCGCCCCATAGTAGTGGATGCCAACAGCACGGTACGCATGAAAGTATCCAAAGAGAACAAAGATAATCTGCAGGTCAGTTGCGACAGTCACATCGTGCTCACCGTATTACCCGGAGACGAAATAGTCATCCGCAAAAACCCAGCAAAATTATCGCTAATCCACCCTAAAGATTACAATTATTTCAACGTGTTACGCACAAAACTAGGCTGGGGTAGTAAACTTTACTAA
- the recN gene encoding DNA repair protein RecN — MLLHLSIRNFAVVKSLDIDLAQGMTAVTGETGAGKSISVDALGLCLGDRAEAGFVRSGADKAELCASFDVSKLTLATKWLQEHELDDGDDCLIRRVISSEGRSKAFINGTPVPLSQLKSLGQYLLSIHGQHAHQQILKAETQRELLDNFAEHTSILNKVALHYRSLQQKQKQYRELLAGQQQRADRFQLLSYQVSELDEFAIGEGEFGELESEHKKLSNSQALLEQTQLSFYQLYEADDFNALSAVQNSIDRLTELQEHDPSLSPILTLLNEASIQIDEAAQELRHYTEQLEIDPMKMQQVEARYSQALDLARKHQVQAEGLYDYHQTLAQELSQLSQDDELLESIQEELISLEKQYFDSAEQLSLSRTKAAGKLAKQVESQIHKMNMVDAIFKIEVEPQANSAPSKHGLDNIQFKVSTNKGQSLDKIEKVVSGGELSRIGLAIQVISSHNSQVATMIFDEVDTGISGSTASVVGHLLRKLGETCQVICVTHLPQVAARAHNQMFVTKFSDKKTTETHMISLQESERIEELARLLAGDKLTDSALANAKELLQISNS; from the coding sequence ATGTTACTTCATTTATCTATTCGAAATTTTGCTGTGGTTAAATCATTAGACATCGATTTAGCGCAAGGTATGACAGCGGTGACAGGTGAAACCGGTGCCGGCAAGTCTATTTCTGTTGATGCCCTAGGACTGTGCCTCGGTGACAGGGCCGAAGCGGGGTTCGTACGCAGCGGAGCTGATAAAGCTGAGCTGTGTGCATCATTTGACGTGAGCAAATTAACACTCGCGACTAAATGGTTGCAAGAGCACGAATTAGATGACGGAGATGATTGTTTAATCAGACGGGTTATTTCAAGTGAAGGTCGCTCTAAAGCCTTCATTAATGGTACGCCTGTACCGCTAAGCCAACTGAAATCTTTAGGTCAATACTTATTAAGCATTCATGGTCAACATGCCCATCAACAGATTTTAAAAGCAGAGACACAGCGCGAGTTGCTCGACAACTTTGCCGAGCACACTTCCATACTGAACAAGGTAGCGCTGCACTATCGCTCGCTGCAACAAAAACAAAAGCAATATCGCGAACTTTTGGCTGGTCAACAACAACGTGCGGATCGTTTTCAGCTTTTGTCTTATCAAGTCTCAGAGCTAGATGAGTTTGCAATCGGTGAAGGTGAATTTGGTGAGCTTGAAAGTGAACATAAAAAACTCAGCAATAGCCAAGCCTTGCTAGAGCAAACCCAATTAAGCTTTTATCAGCTGTATGAAGCAGATGACTTCAATGCATTGTCAGCTGTGCAAAACAGCATAGATAGATTAACGGAATTACAAGAGCACGACCCTTCCCTTTCACCCATTTTAACGCTATTAAATGAGGCCAGCATTCAAATTGATGAAGCCGCCCAAGAGCTTAGACACTACACTGAGCAATTAGAAATTGACCCCATGAAAATGCAACAGGTAGAAGCCCGTTATTCGCAAGCGTTGGATTTAGCTAGAAAGCACCAAGTGCAAGCTGAAGGCTTATATGATTATCATCAAACATTAGCTCAAGAATTATCACAACTATCTCAAGACGATGAATTACTGGAAAGTATACAAGAAGAATTAATTTCACTAGAAAAGCAATACTTTGACAGTGCTGAGCAACTCAGCTTATCGCGCACCAAAGCCGCCGGTAAATTAGCGAAACAGGTAGAAAGCCAAATTCATAAAATGAATATGGTTGATGCGATATTTAAAATTGAAGTTGAACCGCAAGCCAACAGCGCCCCGAGTAAACACGGTTTAGATAATATTCAATTCAAAGTATCAACGAACAAAGGCCAGAGCTTAGATAAAATTGAGAAGGTCGTTTCTGGAGGTGAGTTATCGCGTATTGGTTTGGCAATACAGGTTATTAGCTCTCACAATAGCCAAGTTGCCACTATGATTTTTGACGAAGTCGATACCGGTATTAGTGGCTCGACCGCTTCAGTGGTAGGTCATCTACTGCGAAAGTTAGGAGAAACCTGCCAAGTAATTTGCGTAACGCATTTACCCCAAGTGGCTGCGCGAGCGCATAACCAAATGTTTGTCACTAAGTTCAGTGACAAGAAAACGACTGAGACTCACATGATTTCTTTACAAGAAAGTGAACGAATTGAAGAGTTGGCACGTCTACTAGCTGGAGACAAATTAACAGATTCTGCGCTCGCCAACGCTAAAGAGTTACTACAAATCAGTAATTCATAA
- a CDS encoding outer membrane protein assembly factor BamE, translating into MKFRNILVVIAASLMLSACADWIYRIDVPQGNFLDERDVSKLRINMTKEQVVYVLGKPVVEDSFDHDTWYYLYQMKRGMAKRGKDFRKELTLSFVDNRVSEVSGDFELSEDFYTPLDE; encoded by the coding sequence ATGAAGTTTAGAAATATATTGGTGGTGATTGCTGCCTCGTTGATGTTATCTGCATGTGCTGATTGGATTTATCGAATTGACGTTCCGCAAGGTAACTTTTTGGATGAGCGTGACGTAAGTAAATTGCGTATTAACATGACAAAAGAGCAAGTAGTGTACGTATTAGGAAAGCCCGTTGTTGAAGACTCTTTTGATCACGACACTTGGTATTACTTGTATCAAATGAAGCGCGGCATGGCTAAACGCGGTAAAGATTTTCGTAAGGAACTGACTCTTAGCTTTGTAGATAACCGTGTTAGCGAGGTTTCTGGAGACTTTGAGCTCTCTGAAGACTTCTATACCCCGTTAGATGAGTAA